The segment AGAAGATCTGTATTATTATTGTGGAAATAAGATGCATCGATTCCGAGTCTATTATCGAATAATCGAAGATCCATACCAACTTCCCAAGAATCCATCGTTTCGTGTTTCAAATCCGGGTTTCCTAATCCTGAACCCAGAGTGAAACCGGCATTTCCCATATAAGGGAATTGAACACCATTGGTCCAACCATCGCCTGTACCGGCAGCAAAGAAATAATTAGAAGTATTGTATGCACCGGCTATGTTAGCGGTACGTGCTATAGAGGCTCTAAATTTACCAAAAGAGAGTATTCTATTGCCTTTAAGTGATTCTAGTTCTGTAAAAACAAAACCTAAACTAACAGAAGGATAGAATGCAGATGCATTAGCTTCTGGCATGGTTGTGGACCAATCATTACGGCCCGTAACACCCAAATAAAGCATATCCCTATAGGCTAAGCTTACATCAGCAAAAACAGCCATAGTGCGGTAATTACCAATACCTGAACTAACAGTATTATTTGCGGAGTTGGATAATTGATAAAAGTCAGGGATTTCTAATACGGTGGCATCTCCATATAAAAATTTGCTAAAAGAAGAAAACGCATTGCCACCAAGGGTAGCTTTGATGTTTAAATCTTCGTTAAGGTCTTTCTGGAAATTCAATAAAAGATCAGAGTTAAATACACCTGCATAGTTCATATACGAATTCATAAAACCGGTAGGATTACCCCTTGAACCTATTGCGAATCTATCCTCGTATCTTCTGGTATACCAGTCTATTCCGGCATTATATGATAAACTAAGGAAATCGTTAAAACGAACATTCACGTTTCCACTACCGGTAAAACGGTTAATATTTTCGTTAAAAGAAATATTATTTACAACCCAATAAGGATTGTCATAACCGCCACCATTACGATAGTTCCGTTGCGTTCCATCAGGGAATTGATATCCTGCGCTGTTATCAAAGGTTGAGGCCGTTCTAACCAAACCCAACATGATACCTGAAACGTTCGATCCTTTTTGAACTTGGGATGCAACGGAGTTTGTATATGCGAAATCTGCACCAACAGTAACTTTACTACTCAATTTATTAGTTGCATTTAAACGTAAGGTTGTTCTTCCAAAATGGTTGTTTGGAATAATCCCGTCTTGCTCTAAATTAGATATTGAGAAGTAAAAACTTCCTTGTTCATTTCCATTACTAATACTTAAACTATTATTAGTTGAAATACCAGTTTGGAAGAATTCATAAGGGTCGTAATATTGTGCCGGCATACCGTTACCGGTTCCTTTAGGAACAAGGCGTCCATTTGGATCCCATTTATAAGTAGCATCACCATCATATTCCAGGTCAGCAATTTTAGCTCCATAAGACATAGCGTTACCTCCAGCCCAGGCACCATTGTAACCCTGAGACCACATGGTTTGGCGTTCTTGTACTTGCGAAAGTTGATCGAAACCAACAGAAGTATTGAACTCGATTTTTCGAGCTCCCAGTTTTTTCCCGGATTTGGTAGTAATTACCAAAGCGCCGTTAGCTGCCCTAACACCATAAAGGGCAGTTGCAGCACCTCCTTTAAGAACCGTGATGGATTCTATATCTTCGGGGTTTAAGTCAATAGAACGGCTTGAGGTAGATACTCCAGCAACTCCGCCTGATCCACCACCGGAAATAATCGGCATTCCGTTGACAACCATCAAAGGCTGGTTATTACCGGTAATAGAAGCATAACCACGAATAGTAATAAACGTAGAAGCTCCCGCATCACCAGCTGAACTAATAATTGAAACTCCGGAGGTTCGACCTGCCAAACTGTTTACAATGTCTGCATTTGGTTTGCCGGAAAGAATGTCATTGCTAACTGTCTGAACATTATAGCCCAGCTCTTTCTTTTCTCTCGAAATACCAATTGCCGTAACAACTACTTCATCCATCAATTTAATGTCAGGATCAAGAAGTACATTGATTTCGGTTTGTGTTCCGATGGCAACATCTTGAGTGATCATTCCAACAAACTGGAAGCGAAGATGAGTGTATGAATCCCTGAGAGAGATCGAATACTTTCCATCTAGATTAGTTGTTACACCTATCGTTGTGCCTGGAACCACTACGGTTACACCAGGAATGGGCAAACCATCTTCAGAACTGGTAACAGTACCAGTAATTACTTTTGTTTGCGCATTGGCTATTCCTATACTCGTTATAAAAAACAAGCATGTTAGCCAAATTGTAAATTTTCTCATAATTAAAAAATTTGGTTAATAAATTATTTGGTTTTGTGTTAGTATATTAGACCTAGATCTAGTTTTTTGCATTTTTCTATTTAAAGATTTAGAGTCATTAGTATAAATAATGAGGAAAAATATAAAAAATAATGATATATAGCAAGATAATATAGAAAAAAGAGGAAAGAAAAAGATATTAAACAATCTATAAACCATAAAAAATAAGGATGTAGATCATTAAAAAATAAGGATGTAGATCATTATTGATAAGGAATAATTTTTGATATCTATTTTATCTTTAACATTTTAATCATATTGATAAAGTAAATTTGTTTCACGGATATAAAATATCCATATAAAAGCTGTTCATACCAATCGAGAATATTAATAATGGATATTTTTTTTTCGACAGTCAGGCATTTGACCATTGAAATCAGAATTATCAGCACATGAAGTAGCCATGATTAAAAAATCACCAACCGGAATGATGATATTCATCTTGGCTATTCCCTGTCTGCCGACAGA is part of the Bacteroidota bacterium genome and harbors:
- a CDS encoding SusC/RagA family TonB-linked outer membrane protein; amino-acid sequence: MRKFTIWLTCLFFITSIGIANAQTKVITGTVTSSEDGLPIPGVTVVVPGTTIGVTTNLDGKYSISLRDSYTHLRFQFVGMITQDVAIGTQTEINVLLDPDIKLMDEVVVTAIGISREKKELGYNVQTVSNDILSGKPNADIVNSLAGRTSGVSIISSAGDAGASTFITIRGYASITGNNQPLMVVNGMPIISGGGSGGVAGVSTSSRSIDLNPEDIESITVLKGGAATALYGVRAANGALVITTKSGKKLGARKIEFNTSVGFDQLSQVQERQTMWSQGYNGAWAGGNAMSYGAKIADLEYDGDATYKWDPNGRLVPKGTGNGMPAQYYDPYEFFQTGISTNNSLSISNGNEQGSFYFSISNLEQDGIIPNNHFGRTTLRLNATNKLSSKVTVGADFAYTNSVASQVQKGSNVSGIMLGLVRTASTFDNSAGYQFPDGTQRNYRNGGGYDNPYWVVNNISFNENINRFTGSGNVNVRFNDFLSLSYNAGIDWYTRRYEDRFAIGSRGNPTGFMNSYMNYAGVFNSDLLLNFQKDLNEDLNIKATLGGNAFSSFSKFLYGDATVLEIPDFYQLSNSANNTVSSGIGNYRTMAVFADVSLAYRDMLYLGVTGRNDWSTTMPEANASAFYPSVSLGFVFTELESLKGNRILSFGKFRASIARTANIAGAYNTSNYFFAAGTGDGWTNGVQFPYMGNAGFTLGSGLGNPDLKHETMDSWEVGMDLRLFDNRLGIDASYFHNNNTDLLMSVPIAPSSGFTTVYMNAAEMESKGIELSIDATVVKTKDLQWNVFANFTKLTNTVIKLADGVENLFLGGFTVPQIRAVAGNAYGSVFGNDWYRDEKGNVLINDDPTDNFRDGYPWQDTRSMVPIGNTQPDWTANITNTITYKKVTLSFMWDIKSGGVMYNGTGFAMNYFGTSKATENREVYYTAQGTIDFDRTPSQNIIVFEGVYGHLVNGNPVGTGVTNVTPVVLDQAWFTSGGGSNFAAGPSVAAMEDASWIRLRDITLSYDLPVKKTFIKNAQLYFTGKNLLLYTPYTGIDPETNLQGATNGQGMDYFNNPGSKTYLFGLKVTF